CATTTCCCCAAAATGACGCCCATCCTGGTTGATGGTCTCACCGATCGCATTGGGATCCCAGTCGGAACTGTCGGGAGTTGGTTGGAACGGTGCATGCGTAAGCATCATCGGATAGTAGAGAAAAAACGGTTGATCGCGATGCTGCTCTATAAATCGTAGAGCGTGCTGTTGCACCAGATCGGGACCGTACTCGCCATTCGAAAAATCGATCTGCCTTCCATTGATCTCAAGTCCTGGGTTGGCGTATCGCGGTGGCCGGCGGTTCAGTTGCCAAAGGCAGTAGTCGTCGAAACCGAAATGATGGGGTCCATTGAGTCCGTTGTCCAATTGCCATTTGCCGACAATTCCCGTGGCGAATCCCGCCTCTTTCAAGATGTGACCAAACGTCCTTTGCTGAGCGTCAAGCAAACCGAACCGGACGTAGTTACGGACATTCGATTGCCCAGTCATCATTTGGACGCGGGTGGGTGTGCACAGCGGCTGCGCATAGCAATGTTCGAACCTCGCACCGGTCGCGGCCAGTTGATCGAGATGCGGAGTTTTGTAGGACGTTCCTCCGTTTGCGCCGATGCACTCGTAGCCCAAATCGTCGGCGAGGATGAGGACGACATTCAATCGGTCGGCCGCGGCGACGCGGTGTGTCGTGCCGGCAAGGGCACAAACGAGAATCAGCAGCATGAGAATCTGGGGACCGCCGCGCAGAAACATGATAGAACTTTCAAAGTCGATGTTTTCGAAAAAACGAGTCACCCGTCTGAACTCAAGATTCACCGATGAACACTCGAGTTTGCGTCCGGCGCCAATTTCTGTATCAACCAGTCGATTGCATAGTTCTCAGACTGGGGAGTCACAGCATGACCTGTATTCGGTTGCAATAGGCATTCGAACTGATCACTCGCGCCCGCCTGGACGTAGGCAGCACGCGCGGACTCGATGCAGAGATTCAGCCCGCCGAGCGGTGTTCGGTCATCTCGGTCGCCGTTAATGACAAGTAGCGGACGCGGGGCAATTGCCGGCAGCATGGCGGGACCATCGAAGACATCACAAATTCCCGGGACAACTCGATCGTAGAAACGACGGATGAACTTGGCATCGAGCGTCGTCACACCTGCATCGCGCGCAGCGGCATCCACGGCAGACTGAATCGTCCCGATCCGTGAATGCCAGGCGTCGTGACTCAGCGCCCAGCCGAAACTCTGCACACCAATGCACGGAACCACGGCAGCCAATCGAGTATCTGTCGCCGCGGCGAGGTACAGCTCAGTTCCTCCTTTGGAGAAACCGATGCCTCCGATCTTCTTCGGGTTGATATCACGACGCGTCTCAAGGTAATCGATCAATCGCAGCGTGTCCCAGACCGTGTCGTAAAGAAAGGGAAACTTGTTCCCCGATTTCCACGTTTCAAAGATGGCCGCACGATATGAGTCCGCCCCTTTCTCACCATTCAGCCGTTCACCCGAATAGCGGGCGTCGATCGCCACTGCGGTAAGGCCTCGCGAAGCCAGCCGGCGAAGTAGAGGCCGCATCGCATCCTTGCTGCCGCCTGTTCCATGCAACACGATCACCGTTGGACACAGACCGTGACTCGAGACGGGTTTGACCAGCCGTCCCGGTACGACTTCTCCCGCCTCTGAATTGAAGGTGAAATGCTGTTCGATCAGATTCTGCTCGTGTGACTCAGGCTGCTCGCGCGGGTCCAGTGGTGATCGGGGGCGATCAATCAGCTTGAGAAACCGGCCTCGTGTCATGGGATCACCGGGAACTGGACGAGGTGGACGCGTTGCTTCGTCAGCGTTTAACAGTCCCTGCCCCGCAATGAACAGGCTTGCCACAAACCACGGAATCACAAACCGCATGTTCGATGTACTCCTGAAAGTCGAACGGCCTGGGTGAGCGCTGTGGCGCATGCAATTTGGCAGTCATACGGCATTTTTGGTACCCGAGAGATTAGCAGATTGGTCCACATCAGGTCACGTTTCCGTTGTGGGAAGCCGGCCTTCCATGTTCTCCA
This genomic interval from Schlesneria paludicola DSM 18645 contains the following:
- a CDS encoding sulfatase-like hydrolase/transferase; the protein is MFLRGGPQILMLLILVCALAGTTHRVAAADRLNVVLILADDLGYECIGANGGTSYKTPHLDQLAATGARFEHCYAQPLCTPTRVQMMTGQSNVRNYVRFGLLDAQQRTFGHILKEAGFATGIVGKWQLDNGLNGPHHFGFDDYCLWQLNRRPPRYANPGLEINGRQIDFSNGEYGPDLVQQHALRFIEQHRDQPFFLYYPMMLTHAPFQPTPDSSDWDPNAIGETINQDGRHFGEMLTYLDKLVGQLVSRLEDLQIRERTLILFVGDNGTALKVSSEWNGQTIIGGKSKTTDAGTRVPLIANCSGLVAPRVISDLVDTTDFLPTICDAVGIGLPTDRPFDGRSFLPQLKGETGTPRSWLYCWYAPNQGNRIDEPVEFARNHHYKLYGDGRLSKLDGRYGEDVLAPESFDAAAQMAKEQLSQALAQFADARPKELRRPARSK
- a CDS encoding dienelactone hydrolase family protein; protein product: MRFVIPWFVASLFIAGQGLLNADEATRPPRPVPGDPMTRGRFLKLIDRPRSPLDPREQPESHEQNLIEQHFTFNSEAGEVVPGRLVKPVSSHGLCPTVIVLHGTGGSKDAMRPLLRRLASRGLTAVAIDARYSGERLNGEKGADSYRAAIFETWKSGNKFPFLYDTVWDTLRLIDYLETRRDINPKKIGGIGFSKGGTELYLAAATDTRLAAVVPCIGVQSFGWALSHDAWHSRIGTIQSAVDAAARDAGVTTLDAKFIRRFYDRVVPGICDVFDGPAMLPAIAPRPLLVINGDRDDRTPLGGLNLCIESARAAYVQAGASDQFECLLQPNTGHAVTPQSENYAIDWLIQKLAPDANSSVHR